The Malus sylvestris chromosome 3, drMalSylv7.2, whole genome shotgun sequence genomic sequence GTAATATATCCTGCTATGCCATCGCACAATCCCTAAAACTCAGGTCTTTTActccaactaggaaactaaataataataaaataacttagaaaataaaatcctaattgaactaggagaatctgccaagtacttgtccagccacgttttagcctCAAATATCCCCCAAATCTGGCCCATGATAGCTTGTTTTGAAGATCAGGACGTTTTGAACACATCTCTaaaaggccacgaacccatccgatgTTATCTTGAGCTCCAAAAACGTAATTCAAACCCAAAATGTCATTATTCCAGCACTgcgcatcgctcctttattttatgggagttttaacgaaaagcccatagtactgttcactttaacgaaaaaccacattttaacactaaaaagtcaaacctgttactattcactttaccctttattttgtcattatcgttaaaattcaaagttttcaagccttttatattagttttcctttattttattgccaGAAAGTCACCGCTAGGTagaaaattccaaattttgacACAATCAAGCCAAGTggctcacgaacgtcctccaactggaattactccaaaattcatttatTTGACCGTGTTTTGTTCTAGAGAAAGTTGAAAGtcctatattaaaaatataattcaaagtatcaaaaaattttcaaaatattaattaaaatatactaAATATAggattaaatatataatataaaatatagtaatcaatcacattgaaaaatcttttcttttaaataatAGCCGGCCAGAAATAAGAACTGGAGAGAGAAACGAGAACACAAGAAAGAAGGTGaagaacgagagagagagagagagagagaggtgagcaTTAATGGCGGCAGAGAAGCAAGTGATGGTGATCGGGGCAGACGACAGCGAGGAGAGCCACTACGCTCTGGAATGGACTTTGGATCATTTCTTCAAGCCTTTCGGCGGCGACACAGCTCCGTTCAAGCTCATCATCGTCCACGCCAAGCCATCGGTTTCCTCCGTCGTTGGCTTCGTCGGCGCCGGTAAGAATCTTAACTGCAACGGGAAGTGATCTCTGAAAACCTTTATGTCTTACCTGCAAATTAATCAATTGTTTGTTTAGTTAATTATGATTAGCTAATTTGCGTGTTGTGCCGAATTGCAGCAGGGGCGGAGATTCTGCCGATCGTGGACGCTGATTTGAAGAAGATGGCTGCCCGTGTAACTGAGAAGGCCAAGGAATTTTGCGCTTCTAAATCGGTATTtgtcaaattttatttatttggttttttatCGCACACCGTAATTGACCCCAACTATCAAGATGGTCCTTAAAATTGAAATTCGATcaatataatctctgaaaacgGATGtcaatttatataatttataaaggATATCGAACTTGAGCATGAGCAGGGCGAACGCAATGATATGAACAACTAACCTAACTCACATTTGTAACGTCTTTTTATATGAGCCTTTCTGAGCATTACATGTTCTAATGGTTGCAGGTGACCGATGTGGTCGTGGAGGTTATGGAAGGAGATGCTAGGAACGTTCTGTGTGAGGCTGCTGAAAGACACCACGCATCCATCTTGGTTGTGGGAAGCCATGGCTATGGAGCCATCAAAAGGTTTTCCCTCAAACTTGTGCCACCCTTTTCGATCTAGTGGAACAACCATCGCTAATTTGCGTGATTAAGTTTGAGCCAAGCTTGAGGATACTTGTTTTCTGTGGAAATTTTAATGCTTTGCTTGGTTCTGGTGCAGGGCGTTTCTGGGAAGCGTAAGCGACTACTGCGCTCATCAAGCTCACTGCACCGTGATGATTGTGAAGAAGCCTAAAACCAAGCACTGAGTGACCTCTGGGGTTCAGTTAAGCGCAACGAACACATACTCGTGTTTGAAAAATTACGATGTATAGATAATAATTTTGTCCCCTTGAGAGTTGAATCTTGAAAggttatatgtatatatactttGTACTTATGGTTTGATCGTTCAAAATTCAGAGTGTGGCATGTATTTTGGTTGAAAGTTGAAGCTTTCAAACTTCTGTATGACAAGTTGATCCGTGTATCAAAAGTTTGATTGGCAAAATTATGGTTATTGGAAGAACTCATGGCAACACAACAATTGAGAAAAATGGAGGCAATAGCCATCAGTTGGAAATTAAAAGATTAGGCGAGTCAGACTGCACGTAAAGTTTGGTCTTTGGACTACAAACACAGCAGTCAACTCTCTTATTTGTGCAATACATATAGAGAAAATCAAGATTCCGAGATTTAGTCATCAACTACCGAACTAGAATACTTCTCTCCCGTTCAAAGCGATTAGAAATGACTAACTCCCTTCCTGACAGACTCAAGTAAGAAAGCAAAATGCTTCACAGAACTCAAGGGCTGATAAGTTTTTATCTACACACGCACGCATAAGTACATGTTTTTGCAAAAGTCGAATTTTGCAGGGGATGCTCGTAACGTACTCTTTGAGGCTAacgtttttgtttaatttgacGTTGTAGGTGAATGATATGGTGGTGGAGATGGTGGCGGAGATGGTGGCAGGGGATCCTCGAAACGTACTGTGTGAGGCTGTAGAAAAACACAAGGCATCCCTCTTGGTTTCTGGAAGCCATGGCTGGCTATGGTGCTACCTTAGCTGCTTCAAACAAGTGAACACATCTCTACCAGAGAACGGTAGCTGCCGTGTCCAGCAGTCCACCGGCAAATAGTTTTAGGCATGGTTGCCGTTTTTATCCTCGTAAAGAATTGTTACTCGATCGGAAAATGTTCCGGCCCGTGGATCCTGAGCATCTACAtttaggggggtgtattcaattgagaatgtaagagattttaatggatttataaatccatggatttttatggagtttaattgatttgtagagattccatataaaattttgatttaattccctcgaaatctcatgggaagaggtgagatttgtggatacttaaaatacactacgaaatctctccaattccctctaattccttaACTTTATCAaaatctttaaaatcaatttctaattgaatacacctgaaatgttataaacttctttaaaatcttaattgaatacacctggatttctaaggattttaataaactattttaaaattctaattgaatacacctagaatttcagagaatcacttaaaatcctgattgaatacccctagattcattaaaagaattaaaatcctttaaaatcccaattgaatacaccccctattaaaatcccaattgaatacacccccctagAAGTTGTGCATTTATCCGACGACATACACACGACGCATTCGAAATCTCAATTTAAATTTAGAATCTTATCAAAATCTTACAACATGACATTGAAATTATACATCTTTGTTGAAACGCAAACAGCAATACAACAATACAACGAATAAGGCTTTGAAAACACAAAGATTACAGAAGCAACTCTTGAAAAAACTGACGTACATTGAAATAAAAACACAATCCTTCTTCCTCGGATTCTCGAGAGCGAAAACTCCATGGTGCTTCGGAGTATCTTATACTCTGAGATTTTTAACCGTTAGGTGTCAAGAGTACAATGGCAGGTCGGTCCAAGCCCCAGAGACGTGCCCATTTTCACAGACATAAGCTCGAACAACCGGCTCGCCATCGTCATGGTACCCGAAAACCCGCCTCAAGCAGAAGGCAGAATGCAAATCCCAAGTGTCTTTGCAGGCGCAAAACGCGCAGTTCAGATCAATCTTGCTGCGGTTCCCATCCTTGATCGTCCTCCACACTTGGGACCCCTTGAAATCCTTGAAAATCCCTCTGAAAAGCATGTAATTTCGCTTCTCTTCGATGTGCACGCAGCCGGGCCAATCACAAATGTACAAGCGATCGCCGCGGAACCGGCTGTGGAGAAGCTTGTTGCCCTGCTCACGGCTCAGATTCCAGACCCCAGAAGCCAAATGCGACCTCATCGGTCTGCAGACCTTCCTTTTCTTGCAAATCGAAAATTCGCCGCCCACTCGAACGGCGCCATTCTCCACGGCGACTTGATCCGCCTCCGCCGCTGCTGATTCTAATTGGGGATTATCTTGCTCTTGATGGGCTTCAGAATCGTTATAGACTGTATCGAAATAAAGATCATCGAACAGAGACCAAGAACAATCATTTCCAGAAGATCCCACCTCCTGATTCGCGCCAATTTGGCTCGAGGAAGCCTCGGTCGGAGGATTCGGCGCCGGAGATGCGCCGACCGGATTGGAGTCCAATCTCCGGTAATTCTCGTCGGGACCGAGCTCGCGCTCGAGCCCAAAGTCGGAGTTCTCGAAGAGGACGCCGGAGTGGAGGAGGCCAGGGCAGCAGACAGCGAGCTTGTGAAGGGCGGCCCAGCCGCCAGCAGGCTCGGTGGAGCCGGTAAGGAGAGCGGAGACGACGGAGGGGATGACCTTGTAGCACTTGGTCTTCCAGCAGACGTTGCGGATCATGGAGGAGAACTTGGTGCAGGAGCAGGCGAGCCGAGCCCAGTTCCGCGGGTCCTCCTCGAGCTTGAAGAGGATGTTCAGAACGACGTCGTCGGAGAGCTTCGAGAACAGGGTTCCGGCCATCGGATTTCGAATTTGTCTGAGAAATGAGGGGACAAAAAGGTCGGAACTTGACGTTGGATTTGGGTATTTTCGGGGATTTTGAGAGCTGGGTTAACGGAATTTCTGTTTGATTGGTTCGAATTTGATTTTCCGTTTGTTTCTGGTGAACTGATTTGGGGAGAGTGTGAGTGTCTGGTTAAAAGGAATggcgagaaagagagagagagggaggtgaTCTTCTTTTGCCGTTGGAAACTTGGAATCTGTTGGCCGGGGGCTTTTGGGGGCGGACTTTACAGCTATTCGATTATATCTATTTGACGAGGCGATACtttaaactactctaatttgCGAGATTAGAAACACAAACTCGAAATCAAGTACAATTGCACATAGGTTGATAGTCGGGagagattttatttttcacttatttatTATGTGATAAGTATTTATTGAACTAAGACGTTAAATGAATTAGATACATTATCGTGCCATGCTGGTGTTCAAATTAATAACACAATgtcataaaaaattatataaatatgTGATATTACGTCATTGAAATGTAAGGTCACATGATAAATAATTATTGGTCGGATGTCCTCTGAGAATTATATCTTAGTTACAAGACATAATTTATTCAAGAAAACGACACGTATCTTTACAACTGACTAGATTATAATTGCCTTTatgtaccaaaacacttttctttctttttttaacaaatgtacaaaaagaaaatttaaataccCTGTTTTAGCCAATTAATCTTGCTTGATTCCCTTTCATTTGTTTGCTTTCTTCTAAGTAGaacatttgtttatttttatttgacgGCCCTTGAATTCCTCACGAGTCTTGTGAATCTTGAAAATTATGCATTTTGTTATTATCTTAAAAAGAATTTAGTACGTCAGAAACACGACCTTGTGCACTTGATTTGGAAGAAACAAGTGGCTCTCCTTCTCCGCACGTTGTGATATGATATTTGAGGATTTTGATGCTCTTATCCATACTCGTTGAGAAAATCCACCATTTAGTAAGATTATAATGGATAGAGACGTTAAATTTCCAGCAAGTCCACCCTAAGGATTTTGTGTCAGCATCCAGCCTATTTATCCA encodes the following:
- the LOC126614851 gene encoding universal stress protein PHOS34-like isoform X1, whose amino-acid sequence is MAAEKQVMVIGADDSEESHYALEWTLDHFFKPFGGDTAPFKLIIVHAKPSVSSVVGFVGAAGAEILPIVDADLKKMAARVTEKAKEFCASKSVTDVVVEVMEGDARNVLCEAAERHHASILVVGSHGYGAIKRAFLGSVSDYCAHQAHCTVMIVKKPKTKH
- the LOC126614842 gene encoding phytochrome A-associated F-box protein-like; amino-acid sequence: MAGTLFSKLSDDVVLNILFKLEEDPRNWARLACSCTKFSSMIRNVCWKTKCYKVIPSVVSALLTGSTEPAGGWAALHKLAVCCPGLLHSGVLFENSDFGLERELGPDENYRRLDSNPVGASPAPNPPTEASSSQIGANQEVGSSGNDCSWSLFDDLYFDTVYNDSEAHQEQDNPQLESAAAEADQVAVENGAVRVGGEFSICKKRKVCRPMRSHLASGVWNLSREQGNKLLHSRFRGDRLYICDWPGCVHIEEKRNYMLFRGIFKDFKGSQVWRTIKDGNRSKIDLNCAFCACKDTWDLHSAFCLRRVFGYHDDGEPVVRAYVCENGHVSGAWTDLPLYS
- the LOC126614851 gene encoding universal stress protein PHOS34-like isoform X2, whose product is MAAEKQVMVIGADDSEESHYALEWTLDHFFKPFGGDTAPFKLIIVHAKPSVSSVVGFVGAGAEILPIVDADLKKMAARVTEKAKEFCASKSVTDVVVEVMEGDARNVLCEAAERHHASILVVGSHGYGAIKRAFLGSVSDYCAHQAHCTVMIVKKPKTKH